A single region of the Ancylobacter novellus DSM 506 genome encodes:
- a CDS encoding branched-chain amino acid ABC transporter permease: protein MIGQTLDIVTTAAILYAVATGLLLVFGVMKIINFAHGGLMTLGGYAALVTTQAGLNPWLAIPVAALFGGVAGMAIERFVVRPLYARPLDAILATWGLSIIIGQIITLAFGRGVQFTQSPLSGTIDLLGESYSAYRLALVGIAAVLGLALTALLQGTRLGLETRAVIMNEDLARGLGINSGLVRFLTFTLGSALAGIAGALITPLSSVDPQMGVPWLVNAFMLVLVSGASLVSLLVACLVLGGAQVLVATHFSPVLGGLTIAVLAAVILRIRPQGFARD, encoded by the coding sequence ATGATCGGCCAGACGCTGGACATCGTGACGACCGCCGCCATCCTCTATGCCGTGGCGACCGGGCTGCTGCTCGTCTTCGGCGTCATGAAGATCATCAACTTCGCCCATGGAGGGCTGATGACGCTCGGCGGCTACGCCGCGCTCGTCACCACCCAGGCGGGGCTGAACCCCTGGCTCGCCATCCCCGTCGCTGCGCTGTTCGGCGGAGTCGCCGGCATGGCGATCGAGCGCTTCGTGGTGCGCCCGCTCTATGCGCGTCCGCTCGACGCGATCCTCGCCACCTGGGGACTGTCGATCATCATCGGCCAGATCATCACGCTCGCCTTCGGCCGCGGCGTGCAGTTCACGCAGTCGCCGTTGAGCGGCACGATCGACCTGCTCGGCGAGAGCTATTCCGCCTACCGCCTCGCCCTAGTCGGCATCGCCGCCGTGCTCGGCCTGGCGCTCACCGCCCTGCTTCAGGGCACCCGCCTCGGCCTAGAGACCCGCGCGGTGATCATGAACGAGGATCTCGCGCGTGGGCTCGGCATCAATAGCGGGCTGGTGCGCTTCCTCACCTTCACGCTCGGCTCGGCGCTGGCCGGCATCGCCGGTGCACTGATCACCCCGCTCTCCAGTGTCGATCCGCAGATGGGCGTGCCCTGGCTCGTCAACGCCTTCATGCTGGTGCTCGTCTCCGGCGCATCGCTGGTCAGCTTGCTTGTCGCCTGCCTGGTGCTGGGCGGGGCGCAGGTGCTGGTCGCCACGCATTTCAGCCCCGTGCTCGGCGGGCTGACCATTGCGGTGCTCGCCGCCGTCATCCTGCGCATCCGCCCGCAGGGGTTCGCCCGTGACTGA
- a CDS encoding ABC transporter permease subunit: protein MTEARRLSLILAVALLALAAIFVGPYVLDTYSVNVLTRSLLYAAVALTVDLLWGFLGILTFGQSVFFACGAYAAGLVFTHMDFTEGNALLALGLGVGGALLVAAVIGWLAFWHGASALYASVITLVLPIVATQLLYSGGTFTGSSSGLSGFMSFDLSMEAWFWLAGGFLVVVTTLAYIFVKSDAGRLLIAVRENEQRCKYLGLDTSRLKILVYLACAAIGAVAGYIYAGYAMVVAPELAGFVFGTELVIWTALGGRGTLLGPVFGALIVDYESAQLAGDYPFVWQLIIGSLFVLVIIAFPRGLLPVLFDLPRKLLGLLRTRPAMPSRSMTLTTLDPADTQGVEPGTGPALAVAGVAKRFGSLTVLEAIDFEAHAGELVSLVGPNGAGKTTLMRCIADGAERSSGTVVINGYDIGRRPPEGCVALGVGRKFQMANVFDTLTVAECLQIARVRHARPSLWRRAGELPLPEAAMHVIATTGLDKQLATPAHLLSHGMKQALELSMVLALEPRVLLLDEPTAGLTKTERMQIGSILIDLTKKQGLCVLLVEHDLDFVREISSRVIVLHQGRIVLDGSVEEVVSSELVKQVYAGSGHAGIAHETAAKATGEVPA, encoded by the coding sequence GTGACTGAAGCGCGCCGCCTTTCCCTCATCCTCGCCGTCGCCCTTCTCGCGCTGGCGGCGATCTTCGTCGGCCCCTATGTGCTCGACACCTATTCGGTGAACGTGCTCACCCGCTCGCTGCTCTACGCCGCGGTGGCGCTCACCGTCGACCTGCTGTGGGGCTTCCTCGGCATCCTCACCTTCGGCCAGTCGGTGTTCTTTGCCTGCGGCGCCTACGCTGCCGGGCTCGTCTTCACCCATATGGACTTCACCGAAGGCAATGCGCTGCTGGCTCTCGGACTCGGCGTCGGCGGCGCGCTGCTGGTCGCGGCCGTCATCGGCTGGCTGGCCTTCTGGCATGGCGCCTCGGCGCTCTACGCCTCGGTGATCACACTGGTCCTGCCCATCGTGGCGACGCAGCTGCTCTATTCCGGCGGCACCTTCACCGGCTCGTCGAGCGGCCTGTCGGGCTTCATGAGCTTCGACCTGTCGATGGAGGCCTGGTTCTGGCTAGCGGGCGGCTTCCTCGTCGTGGTCACGACGCTCGCCTACATCTTCGTGAAGAGCGATGCCGGCCGCTTGCTCATCGCGGTGCGCGAGAACGAGCAGCGGTGCAAATATCTCGGGCTCGACACCTCGCGGCTGAAAATCCTCGTCTATCTCGCCTGCGCCGCCATCGGCGCGGTCGCCGGTTATATCTACGCCGGCTATGCGATGGTGGTGGCGCCGGAGCTGGCTGGCTTCGTCTTCGGCACGGAGCTCGTCATCTGGACGGCATTAGGCGGCCGCGGGACTCTGCTCGGCCCGGTGTTCGGTGCCCTCATCGTCGACTATGAGAGCGCGCAACTCGCCGGCGACTACCCCTTCGTCTGGCAGCTCATCATCGGCTCGCTGTTCGTCTTGGTGATCATCGCCTTCCCGCGCGGCCTGCTGCCCGTGCTGTTCGACCTGCCGCGCAAGCTGCTCGGCCTGCTGCGTACGCGCCCCGCCATGCCGTCCCGGTCCATGACGCTGACCACGCTCGATCCTGCCGACACGCAGGGTGTCGAACCGGGCACGGGGCCGGCGCTGGCGGTGGCCGGGGTCGCCAAGCGCTTCGGCAGCCTCACCGTGCTGGAGGCGATCGATTTCGAGGCGCATGCCGGGGAGCTCGTGAGCCTCGTCGGGCCGAACGGCGCCGGCAAGACCACCCTGATGCGCTGCATCGCCGATGGCGCCGAACGTTCCAGCGGCACGGTCGTTATCAACGGCTATGATATCGGCCGCCGCCCGCCGGAGGGCTGCGTCGCGCTCGGCGTCGGCCGCAAGTTCCAGATGGCGAACGTGTTCGATACGCTCACCGTCGCGGAATGTCTGCAGATCGCCCGCGTGCGCCACGCCCGTCCCTCGCTGTGGCGCCGCGCCGGCGAGCTGCCGCTGCCCGAGGCGGCGATGCACGTCATCGCCACCACGGGGCTCGACAAGCAGCTCGCCACCCCCGCGCATCTGCTCTCGCACGGGATGAAGCAGGCGCTGGAGCTCTCCATGGTGCTGGCGCTGGAGCCGCGGGTGCTGCTGCTCGACGAGCCGACCGCCGGCCTCACCAAGACCGAGCGCATGCAGATCGGCTCCATCCTGATCGACCTCACGAAAAAGCAGGGGCTGTGCGTGCTGCTGGTCGAGCACGACCTCGACTTCGTCCGCGAGATCTCCTCGCGGGTGATCGTGCTGCACCAGGGCCGCATCGTGCTGGACGGCTCGGTCGAGGAGGTCGTCTCGTCCGAACTGGTCAAGCAGGTCTATGCCGGCTCCGGCCATGCCGGAATCGCGCACGAGACCGCCGCGAAGGCGACCGGGGAGGTGCCGGCATGA